DNA from Kitasatospora acidiphila:
CAGACATTCTGGGATTATCCCCGACATGTCAACTGGCTGTCAGCCGATTCCGGTTCAAGACTTCGTCATGTCCGGGTTTCAACTGATCCCCCAGATCCACTGAGCCGATCGCCCGGTTCGGCGCCGCGATCCACTGGTCCGGTCCACCGGTTCGGCGCCGCCATCCACTCGTTGGGGTCACCGGGGCGGCGTGTCCCGTGCTCCGCCGCGCGGGCTGCGCTGTCGTTGTCTCCGACGGCCGCGCCCCGAGGGGTTCCGGCCGCCGAAGACCCGTGATCCCACCGGAGGTTCCCCGATGTCCACCGCCCCCGTCACCACCGTGCTCACCGTTGACGGCATGAGCTGCGGCCACTGCGAGCGCACGGTCAGCGCCGGTCTGCTGGCCCTCCCCGGCGTGCCGACGTGGCCGCCGACGCCAGGGCCGGCCAGGTGACCGTCGCGTCCACGGCGGCGCTCGACGAGGCCGTGCTGCGCGGCGCGGTCACCCAGGCCGGCTTCACCCTGGTGCGGCAGGCCTGATTCCCGGCCCGGACCCCGGCCTGAATCGCGGCCTGAATCCCGGCCCGAGCTCCAGGCCTGAGTCCCGGCCCGAGCCCCGGGCCTGAATCCCGGCCCGAGCCCCGCCCGGCCCGAACCCCGCCGGGCCTCAGCCGACCTCAGGCGGCGGCCCGCCAGTCGGGGTCGCGACCCGAGAGCGCCAGCGCCTGCTCGAACGCCGGGGCGCTGTCCGCCACCGTCACCGCCTCGGCGAAGCCCTGGTACTGGCGGTAGAGCTCGGCGTTCTCCCGGACGATGGCCAGGACCACCTCGGCGCTCTCCTCGGAGCAGTGGTACTCCTGGCCGGTGGCGCGGGCCACCTCCCAGCCGTGCAGGGCCAGTTCGAGCAGCAGCATGCCCGCGATGGCCGGCGCGGGCATCGCCGACCCGCCGAGGTCGATGTCGCCCTCCCAGGCCTCCGGGTCGGCCCAGGCGGCCACCGCGCGGTCCAGTTGGGCGGCATAGGCCTCGGCCCAGGCGGGGTCGGCGGTGAAGTCCCGGTTGGTGAGCTCCTCCGGGAGCTGCTTGCGCAGGGCGCGGTGCTCCAGGCCGTGCGAGGTGTAGAGGACCCAGTGGTTGACCAGGGCCCGGGTGTCGAAGTCCGTGCAGGGGGTCGGGGCGGAGAGCTGGTCGGCGGTGATGCCCTTGGCGACTCGGGCGCTCTCGCCGGCGTGCTCCGCCAGGCAGCGGTACAGGGTGTCGTTCATGATCACGACGGTATTCGGCCCGGCAGCCACCGGTCTTGAAGAAAAGCGACAGAAGAAAGGCGATAGAAGAAAGGCGACAGCTAGGGTTACCGGGTGAGCGACGCGGGGATGGGGCGGGGCGTGCTGCACCAGGCCGCGGCGCCCGGCGGGTTGACGGTGGAACGCCGGATGCCGACCGCGGACCTCGCCCGCCACGTGGAGTTCTACTGGATCGTCCGCTGGCGCCTCGACGGTGAACGGCCGCATGAGCAGAAGGTGTTGGCGCACCCCAACGTCCACCTGGCCTTCGAGGCCCCCGCCGGCCACCTCTACGGGGTGCAGCGCGGCCTCTTCGTGCGGCAACTGACCGGCGCCGGGCAGGTGTTCGGGGTGAAGTTCCGCCCGGGTGCGGCTCGCCCGCTGCTCGGGTTCCCGGTGGCCGACCTCGCCGACCGCGCGGTGCCCGTGGCCGAGCTGTTCGGCCCGGCCGCCACCGAGGTGGCGCGAACCGTGCTGGCCGGCACGGACGCTCTGGCGATGGCCGAGCACGCCGAACGCTTCCTGCGCGAACTCCTGCCGGAGCCGGATCCGGTGGCCGAGCAGGTGGCCGCGATCGTCGGCCGGATCACCGAATCGCCCGCGCTGTTCCGGGTGGACCAACTCGCCGCCGAACTGGGGCTGTCGGTGCGCAGCGTGCAGCGGCTGTTCGCGGAGTACGTGGGCGCCGCGCCGAAGTGGGTGCTGCGCCGGGCCCGGCTGCACGAGGCAGCGACCCGCGCGGAGCAGGGTGCGGGTGTCGACTGGGCCGCCCTGGCAGCCGAGTTGGGGTACGCCGACCAGGCGCACCTGACCCGCGACTTCACGGCCACGGTCGGCGTCTCACCGGCCGCCTATGCGAAGGGGGCGGCAACCGGCGAACCGGTCACCGCCCCTTCAAGCTGCTAGCGGTCAGACCGCCGGAGCCGGGTAGGTCGGGTACTCGACGCCGGAGACGTACTGGACGACCCGGATGACCTGGCAGGAGTAGCCGAACTCGTTGTCGTACCACAGGTAGAGGATGGCGTTGTCGCCGTCCACCTTGGTGGCACCGGCATCGACGATCGAGGCGTGCCGCGAGCCGATGAAGTCGCTGGAGACCGCGTCGGGCGAGTCGATGAAGTCGATCTGGCGACGCAGCGGCGAGGTCAGCGACACCTCGCGCAGGTAGTCGAGCACGTCCTCGCGGTTGGTCTCGGTGGCCAGCTGCAGGTTGAGGATCGCGATCGAGACGTCCGGCACCGGCACGCGGATCGAGCTGCCGGAGATCTTCGCCTTGAGGTCCGGCAGCGCCTTGGCGACGGCCGAGGCGGCACCGGTCTCGGTGATCACCATGTTCAGCGGTGCCGAACGGCCGCGGCGGTCCGCCTTGTGGTAGTTGTCCAGCAGGTTCTGGTCGTTGGTGAACGAGTGGACGGTCTCCACGTGGCCGCGGAGCACGCCGTACTTGTCCTCCATCGCCTTCAGCGGCGGGACGATGGCGTTGGTGGTGCAGGACGCGCAGGACAGGATCTGCTCGTCCGGCTTGATGGTGTCGTGGTTGACGCCGTGCACGATGTTGGGCACGTCGCCCTTGCCCGGAGCGGTGAGCACGACCTTGGCGATGCCGGGCTGCAGGTGCTTCGACAGGCCCTCGCGGTCACGCCACTTGCCGGTGTTGTCGATCAGGATGGCGTTGTCGATGCCGTACTCGGTGTAGTCGACCTTGGTCGGGTCGTCCGAGTAGATGACCTTGATCGCGTTGCCGTTGGCGATGATGGTGCTGTTCGCCTCGTCAACGGTGATGGAGCCCGCGAACTGCCCGTGGATGGAGTCACGACGCAGCAGCGAGGCGCGCTTCACCAGGTCGTCGCCCCCGCTGTTGCGGACGACGATGGCGCGCAGCCGCAGGCCACCGGCCTTCTCGACCAGCAGGCGGGCCACCAGGCGGCCGATCCGGCCGAAGCCGTAGAGCACGACGTCGCGCGGCTCCTGGCGCTCCAGCTTGTTGGCACCCGTGGCGCCGGCGACGGCCTCGGCGGTGAACGCGGCCACCGAGAGGCCGCGGCTGTCGGCCTTGTAGGTGGCGGCCAGCATGCCGAGGTCGATCTGGGACGGACCCAGGTCGAGCGTGGTGAGGGCCTGGAGGAACGGCATGGTCTCGGTGATCGAGAGCTCTTCGCCGGCGATCTGGCGGGCGAACCGGTGGGTCTTGAGGATGCTGACCACCGACTTGTTCACCAGGGAGCGGCTGTGCAACAGGACAGTGACGTCCCGCTCCCGGTGCAGTCGGCCGATGATCGGAATCATCGCCTCCGCGATCTCCTCGCGGTTCTTCCAGTCCGTGAACACGTCGTCGTTGACAGTCACAAGTCCATCTCTCGATTGAGCTAGAGGGTGCTCACATCGTAGCCAGAAGGATGTTCGACTTCCGCAATCGGCCCTGGTGAGCAGCGTCACTGCACCTCGCTGCCGACCGGAACGGGCGGAGGCCGGGGTGTGCGCCACCCTGGCCCTCCGCCCGTGGTCAAGCACGCGGCACGGGCCCAACTCGCCGATGACGGCGATGGCGATGATGCGGACAGCCACGCCCGGTACCGCTGCAGTGCCCGTCGCTGCTTCGGCTGGTCGGCCACCAGGGCAACCGCCGGGTGGGTGCCGGGCTTGGGGTCCCTGCCCCGGGCGAGGCGGTGCATCTGGTGGCGCACCTGCGCCATGGTGGCCACCGAGGCGAGCGCCTTGTCGGACCAGGTCACCGGCCGCATCCGCTGGTCGGCCTCCCGCCCGGCACGCCAGCGGTCGGGCAGGTCCGGGCTGACGGCGAGGGCGGTGCCCATCCCGATGACCGCCACGCCGCCGGCCAGGACCTGTTCGGCGGTGTCGCGTGACGGGACGACCGAACCGGCTGCTGTGCCGCCCCAGGTCGAGAGCCGCCGCGGACGGGGCCCAGACGACGCCGGGCATCTCGGCCTGCACCTGGCGGCCCGGGTGGTTGATCTGCATCCACAGCGCCGCGCCGCCCGCCTTGCCTGCCTTGGCCCACTCGGTGAACGGCTCCAGCGGCGCGGCGTCGTCGAGCACGACGCCACCCGGGCCGGTCAGCGCTGCGGCGTGCACCATGACGTTGCCGGTGATCAGCAGCCCGGAACCGCCCGCGGCCCAGCGCCGCCATCCGCCCGTCGGGCAGTTGGCCGGGGCCGGCCAGGTCCTCCTGCATGGCCGCCTTCGCGATCCGGTTGCTCAGCACCGCCCCGGAGCGCAGGTGCAGCGGCGCGAACAGTTCGCTGGCCATCCGGGTTCTCCCTGCCACCGATTTACCAGGTCGAGAGGGACCCGACCGTCGCCTGGAAGACCGGGCTCTGGTTCTGGGACTCGCAGAACGGTGCCGGGTCGATGACCCCGCACGACGCCATCGTCAACAACAGGGGCTTCGGCGAGACCATCCGCAGCATCAACGGCGACCTGGAGTGCAACGGCAAGAACCCGGACGAGCGCAACGACCGCATCAATCTGTTCAAGCAGTTCGTCGGCGTCCTCGGCACCGGCGACGGCGGCGGCAACCTCTCCTGCTGAAGAACTGACCTGCGCTGACTGGAGGCTGTCTGGCACTGGAGTGGGACGTCGACCGCACCGACGTCCCACTCCAGCGGGCCATGCCCGGGCTCAGTGGCCCGCCTCCGCGCACCACCCACCACCCTGCGGAGCGCGGCGAATAATTCCGAACGCCTGTCTGAGACCCGCGCTAGAGTGACGTCGTCCAGGTGCGAAGGCAGGGGTTACTTCCCTTTGGAGGACGGTGTTTCGGGTTCGAATCCCGGGCGTCGGGCGCGAGTCCGACGGTAGCTCAACGGTAGAGCACGTTATGTCACCTCAGCCGCTCTGATCTCTGGACCCAAGCTTCACGCAACTTCACAGCATCACAGATGCATTGCACCTCCCGGTGCGCAGGGCTCGGCTACTTCTTTGAAAAGCTGCCGATCCCGCTTCAGATCTCGGGAGGCCGCAGCAGCAGGGCGCCCGGTGTGCGGGCAACGGTTACTTCTCTGGTGAAGCTCCCCCATGGGGGGCCGGGTTCGACTCCCGATACGACCGCCGCCGATGTGATCTCGGGTGCCCGCTGCTGCTCAGCCTCCCCTCCACAGTGGGGGATCCTCTCTTGTCACGCTTCAACACCCGTACCGCGCGCCCGACCGCGACCTCACCGGTCGCCAGCACCGGGCGTACTACCGCCAACCACCAGGGCGGCACCGGCTACCTGCGGGACGCCAAGTCCGAGCTGTTCCTGCTGGCCGTCGCCAACATGGTGGGCACCGACACCTTCTACGAGAACGCCCGCAACCGCGACGACCGCTACACCGCGCTCATCCGGCAGCTCGCCGTCGAAGACCCGCAGTGGACCGCCGAGTTGCTCAACTGGCTGCGCGGGAACGGAAATCTGCGCACCGCGGCGATCGTCGGGGCCGCCGAGTTCGTCAAGGCCCGCCTCGACGCCGGCGTCAACGAGCCCACCGCGCCCGGCAATCGCGCGGTCATCGGCTCCGTGCTCCAGCGCGCCGACGAGCCCGGCGAGTTGCTCGCCTACTGGACGGCCACCCACGGCCGCGCCGTTCCCAAGCCCGTGAAGCGCGGCATCGCCGACGCCGTCCAGCGGCTCTACAACGGCAAGGCGCTGCTCAAGTACGACACCGACAGCAAGGGTTACCGCTTCGGCGACGTCCTCAACCTGGTGCACGCCACGCCGGACGCGGACAAGCCGTGGCAGGGCGAGCTGTTCCGCTACGCGCTCGACCGGCGCCACCACCCGGACACCGCCGTCGTGCCGCCGTCCAACCGCACCCTCAGCGCGAACCAGCTGCTGCGCGAACTCCCCGTCGAGGAGCGGCGGGAGCTGCTGAGCCGCCCGGACGCCGTCGAGCAGCTGAACGCCGGCGGGTTCACCTGGGAGATGCTGGCCGGCTGGCTGCAGGGCCCGATGGACCGGCAGGCGTGGGAGGCGATCATCCCGTCGATGGGGTACATGGCGCTGCTCCGCAACCTGCGGAACTTCGACCAGGCCGGCGTCGGTGACGAGGTGGCCGAGCGGATCGCGGCCAAGCTGGCCGATCCGGAACAGGTGGCCCGCTCGCGGCAGTTGCCGATGCGGTTCTACTCCGCCTTCAACGCGGCCCCCTCGCTGCGCTGGTCCTGGGCGCTGGAGAAGGCGTTGACCGCGTCGCTGGCCAACATCCCTCGGCTGGACGGTCGGACGCTGATCCTGGTGGACACCAGCGGCTCGATGGAGTCCGGGTTCTCCAAGGACGGCACCCTGATGCGCTGGGATGCGGCCGCCCTGTTCGGCATCGCCCTCGGCCACCGCTGCGAGCAGGCCGATGTGGTGTCGTTCTCCGCCGCCGGCACCTGGTACGGGCGCAGCTACGACCTGGTGAAGCCGTTCCCCCTGACCGCGGGCGGCTCGGTGCTGGCCGAGGTGCGGCGCTGGAAGGACGGCGGCTGGTTCATCGGCGGTGGCACCGAGACCGCGGCCGCGCTGCAGGCCACCTTCCGGGGCCACGACCGGGTGGTGATCGTGACCGACGAGCAGGCGGCGTCCGGAAACGTCGGCCAGGCCGTCCCGGCCTCGGTGCCCATGTACACCTGGAACCTGGCCGGCTACCGAACGGGCCACGCGCCATCGGGCGTTCACAATCGACACACTTTCGGCGGACTCACCGACGCGGCATTCCGCATGGTGCCGCTGCTGGAGAGCGGGGTCAGCGGCGCCTGGCCGTGGGAGCAGCGCGCGTAGAAGTACCCGAGTTGCCATTGTCCGTGAACCGAAATGGCGTGATCCGACTCGGTCAACCAAGCTGCCCGGTAAGAGCGTTGACGAACTGAAGGCGGACGTTACGCTCGCTGGGGTACGTCGTCATACCAGTTGGCACGGCTTTACGGAGGACTTCATGGATTTCCTGGTCCGCATCGATGGCTCCCGCGTCTACGAACTGCCGGTCGAGGAGCGAAACGCCATCGTCGAAAAGGAGCACACGCACGCGCATGAGCTCCACGCGGCCGGCGTGCTGAAGTACATCTGGCGGCAGCCCGGACAGCGCGCCAATGTCGGTATCTGGTCGGCCGCGGACGCGGACGCGCTGGAGGCCGTGCTCGCCGGCCTGCCGATCCGCCCCTACGCGGAGATCGAGGTGTCCGCGCTGGCCACCCACCCGCTGACCCTGGAGTTCGCGGCCGCGCAGGCCTGAGCTGCGGCGTCGGTCAGCCACCGCGATCAGTCCCGCACTACACAACAGTAGAGCGGGGCTGATCGCGGTGTTTCTGCCTGTCCGCATGGGTAGTTGGGCCTCTGCGGGCAGACGGCACGTGGAACTCGGCCGATGGGGGCAGCTCATGGCTACACACGAGCGGGCGCACCAGGGATCGTCCGGCGGGGAGCGGGAGCGGGGACGCGAAGCTGGGCAGTCGACTCCGCACGCTGCGCCGACTGCCCCGAGTGTGCTCTCCCCGCAGCACCTGCTCGCGCTGCAACGCGCCGTCGGGAACCGGGCCGTGAGCGCGATGCTCGCCCAGCGGCGCGGCGGCGGCTCGGCCGGTGCGGACCCCGTCCAGCGGGCCACCGCGCACACCGTGCTCCGCTCCCCCGGCCGGGCCCTGGACACCCCGGTGCGTGCCGAGATGGAGGCCCGGCTCGGCGCGGACTTCTCCCAGGTGCGCCTGCACACGGACGCCGCCGCCCAGCGCTCGGCGAGCGAGCTGGGCGCCCGCGCCTACACCTCGGGCGAGCACATCGTGATCGGCTCGGGCGGCGCCGACAAGCACACCCTCGCCCACGAGTTGACGCACGTCATCCAGCAGCGGCAAGGCCCCGTCGCCGGCACCGACAGCGGCGACGGACTGCGGGTGAGCGACCCCTCCGACCGCTTCGAGCGGGCGGCCGAGGCGAACGCGACGCGGGTAATGGCGGGACCGCTGCCGGACCTGGAGGGCTCAGCCCAGGAGCAGGTCGGCGGACGCCCGAACCCGGCCGGGACGAGCGCGGTGCAGCGTGCGGTCGGATTCGAGTTCGAGGCGCAGTGGAACGTCCGCAGGATGCAGGCCGACTCCGAGCAGGTCCGCCAGCAGCGCTCCGACCACCGTCAACGAGTGATCAGGGCCCGGATGCTGGAGCGCTTCCTCTCCCCCTACTCCGGGTACCACAAGAAGCTGCTTGCCGCGGCGTCCGTGCAGGCGGACGGTGCCGAGCTGCAGGCGCTGCGGACCGAATGGTTCGGCGACGACGCCCTGTTGACCGCGTCCGGTGAGCAGATCTTCGATGCGCTCCAGCTGACGGACGACGAGTACGAGCTCGTGCTCCCGTCCCTGCTGAACGAGGGGCTGGTACCCGAGGAACCGCTGGCGGGCGAGAACCTCGGCAAGGGGCGCGTCCACGGACTCGTGGTGGGGGGCACCAAGTTCGACCTCACGGCGGACGCCAGCCCCACCGGCGGCTCCAATCTGGAGTGGGTCACCGACCCGCTCACCGACGTCGCGCAGGTCAACACGGTGATGGACGACGTGACCGCGATGGCCGCCTACCTCGACGGCCGCCAAGGCGACCGGTTCATCCCCTCCGAGGACGTCACCGCGGGCGGCGGGCGCCCGGAGCCCGGCCTGCGGATCTACCCGGACGGCAAGCCGCTGGCCTTCGCCCCGCAGGCCACCCTCGGGGCGGCCCTGGGTCGGCTGCCCAAACTGGTCAAGTACCTCGACAACAAGGAGCCCATGGGCCTGGCTGACCGCATCCCCGGGATGGGCAAGCGTCGGAAGGAGGGGCGCAGGCAGGCGTCCGTCGACTTGGCGAGCAGCCTGGGCGAGCTCCCCGTCGCCAAGTCCGGTGCCGAGACCGCGATCGCGGGGTTGCTGCCCCAGCTCGGCTTCCAGCCTTCGAACGACGAGAGGAAGACGCTCACCGGCCTGGTCACGCAGCTTGCCGCCTACCTGATCCAGGGACAGAACCTCCAGGCCGGAGCCAACGCCAAGTCGATCGCCGGGGCCTTGATGGCCCGTACCGACTTCGCCCATGGGTTCAGCCTGCTACCGCAGAACCTGCGGAACCACTTCCAGGCTGACACCGGCGCGTTCGTCAGGCTGGTCCTACAGGCGGCGAACATGGCCGGAACCGGCAACGCGCGGGTCTTCGGCAGCGAGGTCGAGCGGGGCATGGCCAACGACCGCACCCGGACCACCGTCACCCTGACCCGCGCCCAGTGGCTGGGTGCGCTGCCCGCCGGCCACGACCTGCTCAAGAACTGGGAGAACCTGGCCTCGGACGAGCAAGACATGGTCGACGAGGACAGCGCGCGAGCCGTGCACAAGTCGCTCGGTGCCCTCGGTCAGCAGCAGAACCTCGTCGGCCCGCAGGGCTCCGACGAGGCCGTCGTCGCCGAACTGCGCCGCATGAAGGACAACATAGCGACGGGTGAGCTGAAGCGGCTGGCCGTCGCCGTCTTCAACCTCGTCGAACAGCTCAATGCCAGGCAGCCGTTGAACTACCAGAAGTGACGGGGTCCCGGCTCACGTCAGCGGCTCGCTCAGCTCGATCGACCGCAGCGCGG
Protein-coding regions in this window:
- a CDS encoding heavy-metal-associated domain-containing protein, whose protein sequence is MSTAPVTTVLTVDGMSCGHCERTVSAGLLALPGVPTWPPTPGPAR
- a CDS encoding TIGR03086 family metal-binding protein; amino-acid sequence: MNDTLYRCLAEHAGESARVAKGITADQLSAPTPCTDFDTRALVNHWVLYTSHGLEHRALRKQLPEELTNRDFTADPAWAEAYAAQLDRAVAAWADPEAWEGDIDLGGSAMPAPAIAGMLLLELALHGWEVARATGQEYHCSEESAEVVLAIVRENAELYRQYQGFAEAVTVADSAPAFEQALALSGRDPDWRAAA
- a CDS encoding helix-turn-helix domain-containing protein; translated protein: MSDAGMGRGVLHQAAAPGGLTVERRMPTADLARHVEFYWIVRWRLDGERPHEQKVLAHPNVHLAFEAPAGHLYGVQRGLFVRQLTGAGQVFGVKFRPGAARPLLGFPVADLADRAVPVAELFGPAATEVARTVLAGTDALAMAEHAERFLRELLPEPDPVAEQVAAIVGRITESPALFRVDQLAAELGLSVRSVQRLFAEYVGAAPKWVLRRARLHEAATRAEQGAGVDWAALAAELGYADQAHLTRDFTATVGVSPAAYAKGAATGEPVTAPSSC
- a CDS encoding glyceraldehyde-3-phosphate dehydrogenase; the encoded protein is MTVNDDVFTDWKNREEIAEAMIPIIGRLHRERDVTVLLHSRSLVNKSVVSILKTHRFARQIAGEELSITETMPFLQALTTLDLGPSQIDLGMLAATYKADSRGLSVAAFTAEAVAGATGANKLERQEPRDVVLYGFGRIGRLVARLLVEKAGGLRLRAIVVRNSGGDDLVKRASLLRRDSIHGQFAGSITVDEANSTIIANGNAIKVIYSDDPTKVDYTEYGIDNAILIDNTGKWRDREGLSKHLQPGIAKVVLTAPGKGDVPNIVHGVNHDTIKPDEQILSCASCTTNAIVPPLKAMEDKYGVLRGHVETVHSFTNDQNLLDNYHKADRRGRSAPLNMVITETGAASAVAKALPDLKAKISGSSIRVPVPDVSIAILNLQLATETNREDVLDYLREVSLTSPLRRQIDFIDSPDAVSSDFIGSRHASIVDAGATKVDGDNAILYLWYDNEFGYSCQVIRVVQYVSGVEYPTYPAPAV
- a CDS encoding TROVE domain-containing protein; translated protein: MSRFNTRTARPTATSPVASTGRTTANHQGGTGYLRDAKSELFLLAVANMVGTDTFYENARNRDDRYTALIRQLAVEDPQWTAELLNWLRGNGNLRTAAIVGAAEFVKARLDAGVNEPTAPGNRAVIGSVLQRADEPGELLAYWTATHGRAVPKPVKRGIADAVQRLYNGKALLKYDTDSKGYRFGDVLNLVHATPDADKPWQGELFRYALDRRHHPDTAVVPPSNRTLSANQLLRELPVEERRELLSRPDAVEQLNAGGFTWEMLAGWLQGPMDRQAWEAIIPSMGYMALLRNLRNFDQAGVGDEVAERIAAKLADPEQVARSRQLPMRFYSAFNAAPSLRWSWALEKALTASLANIPRLDGRTLILVDTSGSMESGFSKDGTLMRWDAAALFGIALGHRCEQADVVSFSAAGTWYGRSYDLVKPFPLTAGGSVLAEVRRWKDGGWFIGGGTETAAALQATFRGHDRVVIVTDEQAASGNVGQAVPASVPMYTWNLAGYRTGHAPSGVHNRHTFGGLTDAAFRMVPLLESGVSGAWPWEQRA
- a CDS encoding muconolactone Delta-isomerase family protein, with product MDFLVRIDGSRVYELPVEERNAIVEKEHTHAHELHAAGVLKYIWRQPGQRANVGIWSAADADALEAVLAGLPIRPYAEIEVSALATHPLTLEFAAAQA
- a CDS encoding eCIS core domain-containing protein — translated: MATHERAHQGSSGGERERGREAGQSTPHAAPTAPSVLSPQHLLALQRAVGNRAVSAMLAQRRGGGSAGADPVQRATAHTVLRSPGRALDTPVRAEMEARLGADFSQVRLHTDAAAQRSASELGARAYTSGEHIVIGSGGADKHTLAHELTHVIQQRQGPVAGTDSGDGLRVSDPSDRFERAAEANATRVMAGPLPDLEGSAQEQVGGRPNPAGTSAVQRAVGFEFEAQWNVRRMQADSEQVRQQRSDHRQRVIRARMLERFLSPYSGYHKKLLAAASVQADGAELQALRTEWFGDDALLTASGEQIFDALQLTDDEYELVLPSLLNEGLVPEEPLAGENLGKGRVHGLVVGGTKFDLTADASPTGGSNLEWVTDPLTDVAQVNTVMDDVTAMAAYLDGRQGDRFIPSEDVTAGGGRPEPGLRIYPDGKPLAFAPQATLGAALGRLPKLVKYLDNKEPMGLADRIPGMGKRRKEGRRQASVDLASSLGELPVAKSGAETAIAGLLPQLGFQPSNDERKTLTGLVTQLAAYLIQGQNLQAGANAKSIAGALMARTDFAHGFSLLPQNLRNHFQADTGAFVRLVLQAANMAGTGNARVFGSEVERGMANDRTRTTVTLTRAQWLGALPAGHDLLKNWENLASDEQDMVDEDSARAVHKSLGALGQQQNLVGPQGSDEAVVAELRRMKDNIATGELKRLAVAVFNLVEQLNARQPLNYQK